One stretch of Thermodesulfobacteriota bacterium DNA includes these proteins:
- the def gene encoding peptide deformylase, giving the protein MAEILEIEELGNPILREKAKHVDNIGDEYIQNLIDNLTETVSAVNGVGIAAPQVNESYQIFIIYSHPNPRYPDAPKTEPLEVINPKIISRSDDMVKDWEGCLSIPGIRGLVPRHKSIAVEYTTRNEGKKREELEDFIARIFQHEYDHLNGIVFLDRLESVSDMITEKEYIKLFHEL; this is encoded by the coding sequence ATGGCCGAGATATTGGAAATTGAAGAGCTTGGTAATCCAATATTAAGAGAGAAAGCTAAACATGTGGATAATATTGGCGATGAATATATTCAGAATCTAATCGACAATTTGACTGAGACTGTTAGTGCGGTAAATGGTGTGGGGATTGCTGCTCCGCAGGTAAATGAGTCCTATCAAATTTTTATAATTTACTCTCATCCAAACCCTCGGTATCCCGATGCACCAAAAACGGAACCTCTAGAGGTAATAAATCCGAAGATTATATCTCGCTCCGATGACATGGTTAAGGATTGGGAAGGATGTTTAAGCATACCGGGAATCAGGGGATTGGTACCTCGTCACAAATCCATCGCCGTTGAGTATACGACCAGGAATGAGGGTAAGAAGAGGGAGGAATTAGAAGATTTCATAGCAAGGATATTTCAACACGAATATGATCATTTAAATGGAATAGTATTTTTAGACAGGTTAGAGAGTGTAAGTGATATGATTACCGAGAAAGAGTACATTAAATTGTTTCATGAATTATAA
- a CDS encoding DUF4396 domain-containing protein, which produces MIHKLSDLKLTRLNNVDKGSTNMVMVGMIPVMVILRTKIPGGDDPKTPLFWGIMSLATIAASFTAYPINSWMVRRGLKHGMMTAVPASQAAATMSMPMHHEGGHISTSKAVGVFIITIALLAISVWFTKLFVELRLW; this is translated from the coding sequence ATGATACATAAACTCTCAGATTTAAAATTAACAAGACTCAATAATGTTGACAAAGGCTCAACGAATATGGTAATGGTTGGCATGATTCCTGTCATGGTGATATTGAGAACCAAGATTCCGGGAGGAGACGACCCTAAAACACCTCTTTTCTGGGGTATTATGTCACTTGCAACAATCGCTGCCTCTTTCACTGCTTACCCAATAAACTCCTGGATGGTAAGAAGGGGTCTCAAACACGGTATGATGACAGCAGTTCCGGCTTCCCAAGCTGCAGCCACGATGTCTATGCCAATGCACCACGAAGGCGGACACATATCCACGTCAAAAGCCGTTGGAGTTTTTATAATTACCATTGCCTTGCTTGCAATATCAGTCTGGTTTACTAAACTTTTTGTGGAACTCAGGCTCTGGTAG
- a CDS encoding type II toxin-antitoxin system HicA family toxin, with amino-acid sequence MVKLKPEKPNEMIRKLRALGYEGPFPGGRHLFMRHPITKYKIPVPYHKGRDIPKGTVREIIKELGITVENWNKL; translated from the coding sequence ATGGTTAAACTCAAACCTGAAAAGCCAAACGAAATGATAAGAAAGTTAAGGGCTTTGGGTTACGAAGGTCCCTTTCCTGGAGGCAGACACTTGTTTATGAGGCATCCAATAACTAAATATAAAATTCCAGTCCCTTATCACAAAGGCAGGGATATTCCCAAAGGGACCGTCAGAGAAATTATCAAGGAGCTGGGAATTACTGTGGAGAATTGGAATAAGCTTTAA
- the greA gene encoding transcription elongation factor GreA codes for MCSDRVPITPDGFRKLQEDLNRLISVERPQVIKMIAHARSLGDLTENAEYETAKDRQGFIEARIKELKSKIARADVIDPEKLPIKDRVMFGVRVRLEDIETGNTLTYQLVGPDESVPEKGLISVASPLGRALLGKRVDEEARVQTPGGIREFVILEIE; via the coding sequence ATGTGTTCTGATAGGGTTCCAATAACACCGGATGGCTTTAGGAAGCTTCAAGAAGATCTAAATAGGTTAATTTCTGTAGAGCGTCCACAGGTCATAAAGATGATAGCACATGCAAGATCACTAGGAGACCTCACGGAGAACGCCGAATATGAAACCGCAAAGGACAGGCAGGGTTTTATCGAGGCCAGGATAAAAGAGCTAAAGAGTAAGATAGCGAGAGCGGACGTAATAGATCCTGAAAAGCTTCCTATAAAAGACCGAGTCATGTTTGGCGTACGCGTGAGGCTTGAGGATATTGAAACCGGAAATACCCTTACGTATCAGCTCGTAGGACCAGATGAATCAGTACCCGAAAAGGGACTAATATCTGTAGCATCCCCTCTTGGTAGAGCGCTACTTGGAAAGCGAGTCGATGAAGAGGCTCGGGTTCAAACACCCGGTGGAATACGGGAGTTTGTAATCTTGGAGATTGAATGA
- a CDS encoding bis-aminopropyl spermidine synthase family protein: MDLKQLAKQVSYKSRIKVSLKDIERLLGALKKDKNPWEVIDKSDFPVPAVFESIKALEKSGFVSVLDNGFYLTDDGQNIAKKLHPVEDISCKSCEGRGIILEKFSEIKDKFLRIQKRRPVPLRKFDQGYVTPTTTLSRFAIAYERGDIYGKEIFVLGDDDLISIVLGISRLPKRITVVEIDKRLTDFIQETGVKEGFKVEVHTFDLRRSIPNEQRNKYDTFFTDPPETLKAADAFIGRGIAALREPGSAGYFGLTRREASLTKWHELQKMLLKYRIVFTDIIHNFNEYINWGYEEDTKAWKLSPIKVKPKKNWYRSALYRFETLEGFKGNTKDYGKENIYEDHESSTT; the protein is encoded by the coding sequence ATGGACCTGAAACAACTCGCTAAACAAGTTTCGTATAAATCAAGAATTAAAGTTAGTTTAAAGGACATAGAAAGGCTGTTAGGTGCTCTAAAAAAGGACAAAAATCCGTGGGAGGTTATAGACAAGTCCGATTTTCCGGTACCCGCTGTTTTCGAGTCAATTAAGGCATTGGAGAAAAGCGGATTCGTTTCGGTATTGGACAATGGATTTTACCTTACAGACGACGGGCAAAATATTGCAAAAAAACTGCATCCTGTTGAAGATATTTCATGTAAGTCTTGCGAAGGAAGGGGAATCATCTTAGAAAAATTTTCAGAGATCAAAGATAAGTTTCTCAGAATTCAGAAAAGACGTCCTGTTCCGTTGAGGAAATTTGATCAGGGATACGTCACCCCTACAACTACTCTTTCTCGCTTTGCAATCGCCTATGAAAGGGGAGACATATATGGAAAGGAAATATTCGTGCTTGGAGATGACGATCTGATAAGTATCGTTCTTGGGATCAGCCGCCTACCTAAGAGAATAACCGTTGTAGAAATTGACAAGAGGCTAACCGATTTCATTCAGGAAACCGGTGTAAAAGAAGGGTTCAAAGTCGAGGTTCACACATTCGATCTAAGGCGTTCTATTCCTAATGAACAAAGGAATAAATATGATACCTTTTTCACCGATCCGCCTGAGACATTGAAAGCCGCTGATGCTTTCATAGGTAGGGGAATAGCCGCACTTAGAGAACCCGGCTCAGCTGGCTATTTCGGGTTGACAAGAAGAGAGGCATCACTTACAAAATGGCATGAACTACAGAAAATGCTATTGAAGTATCGCATCGTTTTTACTGATATCATTCATAATTTCAATGAATATATAAACTGGGGCTACGAAGAGGATACGAAAGCCTGGAAGCTTTCGCCTATAAAGGTTAAACCTAAGAAGAACTGGTACAGGTCAGCCCTCTACAGATTTGAAACGCTTGAAGGATTCAAAGGGAATACAAAGGACTATGGAAAAGAGAACATTTACGAGGATCATGAAAGCTCTACAACCTGA
- a CDS encoding type II toxin-antitoxin system HicB family antitoxin, with the protein MSSAIPISRVSVDKYVALALKHAEYILNDDGTWTVKISVLPGIITFGETKEEAKEMAEDAVRGWINTAKEFGDEIPEIDRCVVI; encoded by the coding sequence ATGAGTTCAGCCATACCTATATCAAGGGTAAGTGTTGACAAGTATGTAGCTCTAGCCTTAAAACACGCTGAATACATCTTAAACGACGATGGAACGTGGACAGTTAAAATCTCCGTCTTGCCCGGTATTATCACGTTTGGAGAAACAAAGGAGGAAGCAAAGGAAATGGCAGAAGATGCAGTTAGAGGATGGATAAATACCGCTAAGGAATTCGGCGACGAAATTCCTGAAATTGATCGTTGTGTAGTAATTTAG
- a CDS encoding VOC family protein, producing MKWIKNLVGRETLITGIDHVAIVVSDMDRSIEFYNEVLGLSILKDGRIEGGKKKSFLGTKDHTLIALTEDKKLNRDKAQIVESVAHVAFEVDDVEKASKTLKNKGISFIEEKVEKDGKIKAYHFLDPDGLELEIYGETGESVPPY from the coding sequence ATGAAATGGATAAAAAACCTGGTGGGTAGGGAGACCTTGATCACGGGTATAGACCACGTTGCGATAGTTGTAAGCGACATGGATAGGTCTATAGAGTTTTACAATGAGGTGTTAGGACTGAGTATACTGAAAGATGGACGAATCGAAGGGGGAAAGAAAAAGTCCTTTCTCGGAACTAAAGACCATACTTTAATCGCCTTAACAGAAGATAAAAAACTCAATAGAGATAAAGCTCAAATTGTGGAGAGCGTTGCGCACGTGGCTTTTGAAGTGGATGATGTGGAAAAAGCGAGCAAGACACTTAAGAACAAGGGGATCTCATTTATTGAAGAAAAGGTCGAAAAGGACGGGAAGATAAAAGCATATCACTTCCTCGACCCCGATGGCCTTGAATTAGAGATTTACGGTGAGACGGGAGAATCAGTACCACCCTATTGA
- the carB gene encoding carbamoyl-phosphate synthase large subunit, with amino-acid sequence MPKRTDIKKILLIGSGPIVIGQACEFDYSGTQACKALREEGYQIVLVNSNPATIMTDPTVADRTYIEPLVPEIVEKIIEKERPQALLPTLGGQTALNITVKLAETGVLEKFGVELIGAKLSAIKKAENRDLFKESIKKTGLKVLPSGVAHSMNEAWNVVNNIGFPVIIRPSFTLGGTGGSVAYNKEEFEDYVKAGLDLSPVSEILIEQSALGWKEFELEVMRDGMDNVVIICSIENFDPMGVHTGDSITVAPAQTLTDKEYQRMRDAAIAIIREIGVDTGGSNIQFAINPADGDMVVIEMNPRVSRSSALASKATGYPIAKIAAKLAVGYTLDEIPNDITRYTPASFEPTIDYVVVKIPRFAFEKFPQTEPLLTTQMKSVGEVMAIGRTFKEALQKAIRSLEIDSSGFESITTNLDLIREKLIIPNHERLWYIADAIRCGMDVKEINILTKIDRWFLENIRQIVELENQIKKFNSDDLPGPILRRAKEFGFSDIRLAELVDTSQDEIRKKAEELGINKAYKMVDTCAAEFEAYTPYLYSTYDGEDEALPNQKRKVVILGGGPNRIGQGIEFDYSCVHASFSLKEEGFESIMVNCNPETVSTDYDTSDRLYFEPLTLEDTLSIVKKEKPSGVIVQLGGQTPLKLAIPLEKRGVNVIGTSPENIDLAEDRERFRDLIIQLGLKQPKSGIARSVGEAIRIAFEIGFPVMVRPSYVLGGRAMEIVYSERALISYTKEAVKVSPNQPILIDEFIKDAKELDVDAISDGELVVVGGVLEHIEEAGVHSGDSAMVIPPFSIDNSLIDEIVRQTKVLALALNVRGLVNIQFAIKDQDVYVLEVNPRASRTIPFVSKAIGIPLAKLGTKVMLGKSLNQLGFTKEILPKHICIKESVFPFIKFPGVDTILGPEMKSTGEVMGIDTELRRTFAKAQIAAGTFLPLEGTAFVSVKDDDKPKIIPIAKKLKDLGFKLMCTMGTASYLDKHKINCDTVNKVIEGRPHVVDHIKNGDVQLVVNTTFGEKEISQSYSIRRESLIKNVPYFTTIAASRAAVDAIEVLKMEGLEVRALQDYYNDTTNSKLQAPNFK; translated from the coding sequence ATGCCTAAAAGAACGGATATCAAAAAGATTCTCTTAATAGGCTCGGGGCCTATAGTAATAGGTCAGGCCTGTGAGTTTGATTATTCCGGAACGCAAGCCTGTAAGGCACTTCGAGAGGAAGGCTATCAGATAGTACTCGTAAACAGTAACCCAGCTACAATAATGACAGATCCAACGGTCGCAGATAGAACCTATATAGAACCGCTCGTACCTGAAATTGTTGAAAAGATCATTGAGAAGGAACGTCCTCAAGCCTTACTTCCAACTCTTGGAGGACAGACAGCCCTAAATATCACCGTTAAACTTGCCGAGACAGGGGTTTTAGAAAAATTCGGAGTCGAATTAATCGGGGCAAAACTAAGCGCAATAAAAAAAGCCGAGAACAGGGATCTCTTCAAAGAATCAATCAAGAAAACCGGCCTGAAGGTCCTACCAAGCGGAGTTGCTCATTCCATGAACGAAGCATGGAATGTTGTAAACAATATTGGATTTCCGGTTATCATTCGCCCCTCTTTCACACTAGGAGGTACTGGAGGAAGCGTAGCTTATAACAAGGAGGAGTTTGAAGATTACGTGAAAGCCGGCCTAGATTTAAGCCCGGTTAGTGAGATACTGATAGAACAATCAGCATTGGGCTGGAAGGAGTTTGAGCTTGAGGTTATGAGGGATGGAATGGATAACGTAGTCATAATATGTTCAATTGAAAATTTTGACCCAATGGGTGTCCATACCGGAGATAGCATAACGGTTGCACCAGCCCAGACCCTGACCGATAAGGAATATCAGAGGATGAGAGATGCCGCCATCGCCATAATCAGGGAGATCGGAGTTGATACAGGGGGGTCAAACATTCAATTCGCAATCAACCCGGCAGATGGCGACATGGTTGTCATTGAGATGAATCCAAGGGTCTCAAGGAGCTCGGCCCTTGCTTCAAAAGCCACCGGGTATCCAATCGCTAAGATAGCAGCAAAGCTTGCCGTTGGATATACCCTCGATGAGATTCCGAATGATATAACTCGTTATACCCCTGCTTCGTTTGAACCTACAATTGACTATGTCGTAGTAAAAATCCCAAGATTCGCATTTGAAAAATTTCCACAGACCGAGCCTCTGCTCACGACTCAAATGAAATCCGTCGGTGAGGTTATGGCAATCGGAAGAACATTTAAGGAAGCATTACAGAAGGCTATACGTTCTCTTGAAATTGATTCTTCGGGGTTCGAGTCAATCACAACAAATTTAGACTTGATTAGAGAGAAATTAATAATCCCGAACCATGAAAGATTATGGTACATAGCCGATGCTATTAGGTGTGGAATGGATGTTAAGGAAATAAACATTTTAACAAAGATTGACAGATGGTTCCTTGAAAATATCAGACAAATTGTTGAATTGGAAAATCAGATAAAGAAATTCAATTCAGATGATTTGCCAGGTCCCATTTTGAGACGAGCGAAGGAATTTGGGTTTTCAGACATAAGATTAGCCGAGCTTGTAGATACAAGCCAGGATGAAATCCGAAAAAAGGCCGAAGAACTGGGAATTAACAAGGCATACAAAATGGTAGATACATGCGCCGCTGAGTTTGAGGCATACACTCCGTATCTTTACTCCACTTACGACGGGGAAGACGAGGCGTTACCAAACCAGAAAAGAAAGGTAGTCATTTTAGGAGGTGGACCAAACAGGATCGGACAGGGTATAGAGTTCGATTATAGCTGCGTTCATGCATCTTTCTCATTAAAAGAAGAAGGATTCGAGTCCATTATGGTCAATTGTAATCCAGAAACCGTTAGTACTGATTATGACACATCAGATAGATTATATTTTGAACCCCTTACATTGGAAGACACTTTGTCAATCGTTAAAAAGGAAAAACCTTCAGGAGTGATCGTACAACTCGGGGGTCAGACGCCTCTTAAGCTCGCAATTCCACTCGAGAAGAGGGGTGTAAATGTCATCGGCACGTCTCCCGAAAACATTGATCTTGCCGAGGACAGGGAACGATTCAGAGACCTAATAATACAATTAGGGCTAAAGCAGCCTAAAAGTGGTATAGCAAGGAGTGTAGGTGAAGCAATCCGAATAGCTTTCGAAATCGGATTCCCGGTAATGGTTAGACCCTCTTATGTACTTGGTGGACGAGCCATGGAAATTGTTTACAGCGAGAGAGCACTAATAAGCTATACTAAAGAGGCGGTAAAGGTATCGCCCAACCAGCCGATACTCATAGACGAGTTTATAAAGGATGCCAAGGAACTAGATGTAGACGCCATCTCCGACGGGGAATTAGTAGTTGTTGGAGGCGTCTTGGAGCACATAGAAGAGGCGGGGGTCCATTCCGGGGATAGCGCCATGGTGATCCCTCCCTTCTCCATAGATAATTCTCTAATTGACGAAATAGTGCGGCAAACGAAGGTTCTTGCTTTAGCCCTCAATGTAAGAGGTTTGGTCAACATTCAATTCGCGATTAAAGATCAAGATGTATATGTGCTCGAAGTAAATCCGAGGGCAAGTCGCACTATTCCATTTGTTAGTAAGGCCATAGGAATTCCACTCGCTAAACTGGGAACAAAGGTCATGCTAGGGAAAAGTCTGAATCAACTAGGGTTCACAAAAGAAATTTTGCCAAAACACATATGTATAAAAGAATCGGTTTTCCCCTTTATAAAATTTCCAGGCGTAGATACCATTCTAGGACCGGAAATGAAATCAACGGGGGAAGTAATGGGTATAGACACTGAACTCCGACGTACATTTGCAAAGGCGCAGATAGCAGCAGGCACATTCCTCCCCCTCGAGGGCACAGCTTTCGTCAGTGTTAAGGATGATGATAAGCCGAAGATAATACCTATAGCTAAGAAGCTCAAGGATCTTGGTTTTAAACTGATGTGTACAATGGGTACCGCTTCATATCTAGATAAGCATAAAATCAATTGTGATACGGTAAACAAGGTCATCGAAGGAAGGCCTCACGTCGTGGACCACATAAAAAATGGCGATGTACAACTAGTGGTCAACACTACCTTTGGCGAAAAGGAGATTTCACAATCCTACTCAATAAGAAGAGAATCACTTATCAAAAACGTTCCATACTTTACAACCATCGCCGCTTCAAGGGCTGCAGTAGATGCTATAGAGGTATTAAAAATGGAAGGGTTAGAGGTAAGAGCGCTTCAGGATTACTATAATGATACTACAAATTCCAAATTACAAGCACCAAATTTCAAATAA
- a CDS encoding MSMEG_0567/Sll0786 family nitrogen starvation N-acetyltransferase codes for MSKYIIKIAESEDELKEYFRIRNEVFVREQRIFPETDVDEYDRNSIHIIAVESSSSNVVGVVRCYSKDGNTWFGGRLGALPDYRNGRVGSRLVRFAVNTAKSKGCKKFLAYIQPNNVRFFQRLDWEKIGEPIIYHGIPHQLMEANLDSY; via the coding sequence ATGTCGAAATATATCATTAAAATCGCTGAATCTGAGGATGAACTGAAAGAATATTTTCGTATTCGCAATGAAGTGTTTGTCAGGGAGCAAAGGATATTTCCCGAAACAGATGTCGACGAATATGATCGGAATTCAATTCACATAATCGCAGTCGAAAGCTCAAGCAGTAACGTAGTAGGCGTTGTCAGATGCTACAGTAAGGATGGAAACACATGGTTTGGCGGCAGACTTGGAGCTTTACCCGATTACCGTAATGGCAGAGTTGGATCACGTCTTGTGAGATTCGCTGTGAATACTGCCAAATCAAAGGGATGCAAAAAATTCCTGGCGTACATACAGCCCAATAATGTTAGATTCTTCCAGAGACTTGATTGGGAAAAGATAGGGGAGCCGATTATCTATCACGGTATTCCGCACCAACTCATGGAAGCAAATTTGGATTCGTATTAA
- a CDS encoding type II toxin-antitoxin system HicB family antitoxin, which yields MESLRTKQFKVIVEKHPDGFVAYPPGLKGIVVGEGDTYDEALADMKSAIRFHIETFGEDIYQEESP from the coding sequence GTGGAAAGTCTCAGGACTAAACAATTCAAAGTCATAGTTGAGAAACATCCGGATGGTTTTGTAGCATATCCGCCTGGTCTGAAAGGAATTGTAGTTGGCGAAGGTGATACCTATGATGAGGCCCTAGCCGATATGAAGTCAGCCATTCGCTTCCATATTGAAACTTTTGGAGAAGATATTTATCAAGAGGAATCACCTTAA
- a CDS encoding sodium:alanine symporter family protein, with protein sequence MQDNLIKTLSDISGLVWGLPLIILLLGTGIYLTIILRGIQFRALIPSLYLAFIIRKEKESSEGDISHFQALMTALAATVGVGNIAGVATAIAVGGPGALFWMWITGLFGMATKYSEAVLAVKYREVDKFGTMSGGPMYYISKGLGLKWLGIIFAVFASIAAFGIGNVVQSNSVAKGLESSFGITPWATGTVLCIATGLVILGGIKSIARAASAIVPFMIILYIVGSISVLMAHVTNIPEAFKLIFVHAFTPAAATGGFIGTALIQTVRIGVARGIFSNESGLGSSPIVAAAAKTRNPVAQGLVSMTQTFIDTIVVCTFTGLVIISSGAWISGETGASLSTLAFEKGVPFQLGAEVVSLSLAFFAYSTLLGWSYYGEKSIEYIFKERAVKPYRVIFTLIVLVGAVIELDLVWTFADIMNGLMAFPNLIGLLGLSKVVVEETKKYLDLEISGK encoded by the coding sequence ATGCAGGATAATCTAATAAAAACACTTTCTGACATAAGTGGCTTAGTCTGGGGCTTGCCTCTGATTATACTTCTTCTAGGTACCGGAATATATCTCACGATAATACTAAGAGGTATCCAATTTCGGGCGCTAATACCCTCTTTATATTTAGCTTTTATCATAAGGAAAGAAAAGGAATCATCAGAGGGTGATATCTCCCATTTTCAGGCTCTCATGACAGCGCTTGCTGCGACTGTAGGTGTTGGAAACATTGCCGGTGTTGCAACAGCCATCGCCGTTGGAGGACCGGGCGCTCTATTTTGGATGTGGATCACAGGTCTTTTTGGAATGGCGACCAAATACTCAGAAGCCGTTCTTGCAGTTAAATACAGAGAGGTTGATAAATTCGGCACAATGAGCGGCGGCCCGATGTACTACATCTCCAAAGGGCTTGGACTTAAATGGCTCGGAATAATTTTTGCGGTTTTTGCTTCAATCGCTGCCTTTGGAATTGGAAACGTTGTTCAATCAAACTCAGTGGCAAAAGGACTCGAATCTTCTTTTGGGATCACTCCATGGGCCACAGGGACGGTATTGTGTATTGCAACCGGCCTGGTGATTCTCGGAGGGATCAAAAGTATAGCAAGGGCTGCAAGCGCAATAGTCCCGTTCATGATAATCCTGTATATCGTTGGTTCGATTTCCGTTCTCATGGCACACGTTACAAACATTCCAGAGGCCTTTAAATTAATTTTCGTTCATGCATTTACCCCCGCCGCCGCGACTGGAGGATTTATAGGAACAGCCCTGATACAAACGGTTAGGATCGGGGTTGCAAGGGGAATATTCTCAAACGAATCCGGTCTTGGAAGCTCTCCCATTGTTGCCGCCGCTGCAAAGACACGTAACCCCGTAGCACAGGGTCTAGTATCTATGACCCAAACCTTCATTGACACAATTGTAGTATGCACGTTTACCGGGCTTGTTATTATTTCAAGCGGAGCATGGATAAGCGGGGAGACAGGCGCTTCGCTTTCGACACTCGCTTTTGAAAAGGGTGTCCCTTTTCAATTAGGTGCTGAAGTAGTTTCATTAAGTCTTGCATTCTTTGCCTATTCCACCTTACTCGGATGGTCCTATTATGGGGAGAAGTCCATCGAATATATATTTAAAGAGCGTGCGGTGAAACCGTATAGAGTAATTTTCACACTAATAGTCTTAGTTGGCGCAGTGATTGAACTGGATTTGGTCTGGACATTCGCGGATATAATGAACGGACTAATGGCTTTCCCAAACCTTATTGGCCTTCTCGGACTCTCAAAGGTTGTGGTGGAGGAGACAAAGAAATATCTGGATCTCGAGATTTCGGGGAAATAA